The Rubripirellula reticaptiva DNA window GCATCCGCCGGATCCAATCGATGCGCATCGTTTTGTTTTGAGCCACCAATCCCTTTCGCCGATCGACGTTTTCGATTGCTGGCCATTAATCGATCAATAAGAGAGATTGAAATGGAACGAGGCGACGAATTTGCTATGCAAAATAGCACAATGGTGTCACGAAAGGAATTCAAAGCGGCGAAACACGTCCGTCGATCCGATTTGGCCATCCGCCCGGTCTTGCCAGGGGTGATTTGAATTGGACAATGAATGCGCGGTTACACGTGTTTTGATTCTCATCCACGGCGGTCCCATTGGCCAAGCTAAATCTTCGCAAATTCGCCGGCCCCGCCCTGGCGATCGCGCTGTTCGCTTTGGCCGTTCGTTTATTGGTGCACGAAGCCAATTCGATCACCTGGGAAGACTTCCGATCCGGCCTCACCAGCGTACCGACATTATACATCGTGTTTGCCGTCTTTTTGGTCGCACTCAACTACGGCCTGTTGGTTTCGTACGACTTGCTGGCGCTGCGGTACTTGTGCCGATCGATGCCACTTCGCCGCGTCGCGCTGGTGTCTTTCCTTGGCTTTACGCTAGGCAACAACTTTGGCACCTTCATGGCTGGTGCCCCGATTCGATTTCGCTTTTACACTCGCTGGGGATTGTCGCCAAGCCAAGTGGTGGTGCTAATTTCAATCTTGGGGCTAACTTTTTGGAGTGGCCTTTGGTTCTTGGGTGGTATGGTATTGGTATGTGTGCCGATTGAGTTGCCACCGCCTTACGTGCTGCCAGTTGGCACTCGGACGCTTGGCGTGATCCTGCTGTCGCTTGCAGTTAGCTACCTGTTGGTTTGTACGTTTTGGCGAAAACCGTGGCCGATTGGCAAGCTTCATTTACGTCCACCCGAACCGGGTTTGATGGCAGTTCAAGCGTCGGTTGCGGCAGTCGACTTGCTCATTTCAGCAACGGCGCTGTACCTCGTATTGCCAGGCGATTCACTGGTGCCGTTCACTTTGGTATTGGCGGCCTACTTGGCCGCGATCGCCGTTTCGTTGATCAGCCAAGTGCCGGGTGGATTAGGTGTGCTTGAAGTCATCCTGCTGGCGCTGCTGAAAGAAACGGTTGGCGATGCAGTGCTGGCATCGGTGATCATTTTCCGAACCATCTACTATCTAATCCCACTGATGTTCGGCATGACGGCGCTAGTGATCCACGAAATCTATGGCGGTGCAGTCGAAGCCCGTGAGGCACGCCAATAGGAATTCGCTTGCACAGGTAGAATGGAGCGAACCATTCCTCTGAACGCGCGGTATCGCCCCGATAATGTTGCCCATCGAATCCCAAAAACGGCTGATTATCTATGCGTTGCTCGCCGCGTTGGCAACTTTCTTAATCGCAACGTTTTATCCCGTGGGACGTCCGGCGGACGAAACAACCCAACTATCATTTGCGTCGGCATATGCGTGGATTGCAGCCCAGTCGCTAGCGCCGGCAATCGTGGTATTGATTCCATTGCAGCTCGTAACGCGACTATCTCCTCGACTTACTTGCCGCGTGGGTATGGCCCTGCTGGCATTATTGCCGATCACGATCTTCTTGGATGCCATTGGTTTCCACTGGACCGGCGAGCGACTACTGTCAGCAACGACGGCACACATTGCGTGGTCACTGCTGCCCGGACTGATCCCGTTTGCGAGTTTCTCGACGATCGCAATGACCGCCTGTGCAATTCTGACAGTGTTGGTACTACTGTGGTTCTCGGCATGGCTTTCAAAGTATCTAGCCGATCGTTGGTCGACGGATCACCCAGGCGAACTGTCGCCATTGAAGATAGGCTGGGTTCTTCTTGCAGGAACCGTTTTACTGGGATTGCCCGCGATGAAGCATCGCACCCGCACGATCGCCGAAATGCAGGACTACTCGACTCGGCATCCGTTTTGCGTGCTTCGTGTGATCGGATATCGATCCGTCGGCATGATGATTCCGACGGGCGAGTCTGCGGTCATGTCGCATCTTTATGGTTTTGGTTTGTCCACAGCAGTACAACATCGCCTGGACGAATTAAAACAAGTCCGGATTCAACTCGCCGTCATAGATGACAAAACTGAGCGGCCAAGCCAAGAAGACCGCTCCGACGTCTTGATCATCATCATGGAATCGCTGCAGGCATCATTACTCAACGAAGACGTAATGCCGAACTCGCACAAATTGGCTAGCGAGGGTCTGATGTTGACCCAGCATTTTACAGGCGGTAACGCTAGCAACCTGGGAATCTTTTCATTGCTGAATGGATTGGAGGCAACGTGGTTTCCCTATGCCGACCAATTTGAACCGCTGGCCAACCGGTTCTTTCATCAGGCAGATTACGAACTCGGTTTCTTTGGCGGGACGAACGACTGGCACTCCTTCGGAATGGAGCCCTTTATCAATCCGAAATGGTACGACCGCTTTAAAATCGAGCCAGTCGCCTGGTTGGAATCTGACCAGCGAGCAATCGACCATGTCCAAGAATTTCTTGGTCGCGGCAACAAGTCCCGAAAACCTCGCGTGGCCGTTCTGTATTTGTATTCCAGTCATGGTCCGTTTGCGTCACTCCCCGAAGAAGAAGTTTTCCAGCCCGCCGCAGAGTCTTACGTCACGCCGTTTTCGGACGCCATGCGGATGCCGGTTTGGAACAAGTACCGAAACGCTGTTCGGTCACTCGACAAAATGCTGTTACCGCTATTGGACCGTACCCGCATTACCGCAATTGTTGGCGATCACGGCGAAGCGTTTTTGGAAGACGGAACCATCGGTCATGGCACGCGGTTGTCTCAGATCCAAAACATGACGCCAGGGATGATTTATTTTCCCGGTGGCAAAGCAAAACGGATCACCGAGCGAACATCTCATGCCGACATCTTGCCGACGATTCTTGATTCGATCGGAATCAAAACAAGTTCACCGGTTTTCGAAGGCGTCAATATCAACAGCACCGAACCTGCGTTGCTTGCCCAGCGACGATTCGCGTCTTGCAGTTACATGGGCGGATCGCTGATCCTTACCGGCCCATGGACTGAGAAACCGGATCGTCCCTTCGCGTACCGATGCGCCTATTCAATCAAGGACTGGCAAATCGCTCCGCTGAATCCCGTGGACACCAAAGGTTTGCAGTGGATACCGCCAAACGAAAAAAGCGGCAACGAATCTCGCGATTCCGAAACAATTGGCGACGAACTTGGAGATTGGCTTATTCGTCGATTAGGAGTCAACCCGATGGACGACGAACGGGACGAGCTAGAACTATTCGCCCAATACTTAACGGCCCCCGATCACACCATTCGATTGGCGGCCGTCAATCTAGCTGAAAACGTTAGCCGGCCAAGCGACGAACTGATCAATCTGGTCAGCGATCGCACTGCAGACAGTCAAAAAGAAATACGCGACGCGGCTCGAAAAGTGGTGATCCAACTGCAGCGCCGAGCGCGGTAGCTAAACGATCCTCAGCTCGCTTACAAACCCGAGTTGTCGAACTCGGCCAGCCCATCAAATTCGCTGTGCCGTTCCGGTGCACGGTCGCTGAACTTCGTGAACTCTGCTTCCCACGTCAATTCAACGTCGCCGACCGGACCGTTCCGCTGTTTCGCGATGATGATTTCCGCTTGCCCAGCAAACTGAGCTTTGTCTTCACCACGGTGATAGTACTCTTCACGGTGCACAAACATCACGACGTCGGCATCCTGCTCGATAGCACCCGATTCACGAAGGTGACTCAGTTTGGGACGGTGATCCTTACCATCCTCGGCTTGCCGGTTCAACTGAGACAAACAGAGCAGCGGCACCTCTAATTCTCGCGCCATCCCCTTCAATCGACGAGCGATCTTGGCGACCTGTTCTTGCCGTGGATCGCGAGAGTTGTCCGGATCGATCAGTTGCAGATAGTCAATTACGATCAAGCCAAGACCATCTTCTTTGCGTTTGATTCGACGCGCCGTCGCGGCAATCTCGCTGACCGTTCGGCTGGGCGAATCGTCAACATAAAGCGGCGACTCACTGATCTCGTTAGCTTTGGAAATCAATCGATCTCGATCGTCTGACGAAATCGAACCGTTTCGCAATCGGTGACCGTTGACGCGAGCGAGCGAGCACAACATCCGGTCCGCCAGTTCAATCCCCGACATTTCCAACGACACAAACAAGACGGGCGCGCCTTGGACGATCGCACAGTGTTCGGCCATATTCATCGCCAACGCGGTTTTACCCATCGACGGACGAGCGGCCAAGATGATCAGTTCGCCGTTGTGCAAACCACCTGTCATTTCGTCGAAGACTTTCAGCCCCGTTTCGGCTCCGCCGTCAACGTATTCATCTCGCAACCGTGCCTCCATGCGGTCCATCGCTTGGTGCAATACGTCACTGATGCTGTGGACGCTTTGCGACGATCGACCGTCCATGATCGCGAACACTTTCTGTTCGGCCTGGGCACACAATTCTTTGGCCGTGCCGGTCTGTTCGTAGGCGTCACGCAGAATCTCGGTGCTGGATTCGATCAGCCGCCGGTAGACCGCTTTTTCAGAAACGATCGCCGCATAAAAACTTGCGTGCGCCGCATTCGGAACTGCGCCGGATAAACGCGCTAAATAAGCCGCACCGCCCACCGATTCGTAGTCACCTTCGGTCCGCAGACGTGACACCAAGAGCGTGATATCGATCTTCTCGCCGCCGTCGTACATTTCGCGCATCGCATGATAGATCTTGCGATTGGCGTCATTGTAGAAATCGTCCGCCTTCAACGACGCAATTTCGTCACAGATCGAAGGCAACAACAGAACGCTGCCGATCACCCCCATCTCGGCCTCCTCGTCGAAGGGAGGCTCTCGCATCAAGACTTCAGCAGTGGTCGGTTCATTCTTCTTCTTTTTGAACCGGAATTCTTTTTCGTCTTTAATCATGGTTCCACATCCTTGGGAGGTGCCGAGCGAGCTGTCGCGTCTAATCTGTCGCGAAAAAGCGATCGATGCAAGGACAGGAGCAAACGAGAAAGACGGCCAGCCGGACTAGAGCGCCGCGAGTCTGCGGATTACGCGATGGATCAGGCACGCAACAGGTTCTCGATTCGTTCAATCGCTTCTTGAGCCGACATCGCGACGTTACCACGGCCGATCGATTTTCCTTTTTCCAACCAACCCTTCACGTTCTTTTCCGCCGCCATTGCCGTGCTGTGCGATTTGCCGCCAAAATGTTTCGCAATCTCAGTGTACGCCGCCGATGTCATTTGCCGCGATAAATACATTGCCAGCATACGAGGTTCCGATACGGCCCGCGTCTGAGCTCCGCTGCGAAGGACATCAAGCGGCAACTGGAACGCATCGCAAACCGCCGTCTCGATGACTGACAAACTGGCAACCGGCTTGGCCGATCGCAATACATCACCGCCAAACCGACGAACTTCGTCCATCGACGGATTACGGCCGTACATGCGTTGCAGCAGATTGATCGTATTGACGACGCCGCTGATCACGCGTCCATCCCCCGCAAGCATCGATGTCAACTGAGTCACCATCGCGTCGTCGACTGGCATCGAACACGTATCACCAAGCCAGCGACGCAAAATCGTCTCGCGAGTCGACAGGTCAAGCGGCCCCATTGGGCAAACCAAACCGCTGGACATTCGCCCGGCCAACTCGTGAGTCAAGCCTTGGATTTCGGTGGGAGCATGCGAGCCGCTGAAGATCAACGGCCGACCAGCGGCCGCCAGTGTTTCAACGGTGTACAACACTTCTCGCAGAGTCGCTTTCTTTGAGCCCAAAAACTGGACGTCATCGATTAATAGAGCGTCGACTTCGCGGTAGCGACGACGGAACGACGTGATGCCGCTGTTGCCAACCGAAGTGATGAAGTCGTTGGTGAACTGTTCGGCCGACAAGTGCATCACGCGGCGCATCCGGTGATGTCGACGAAACTGGTCCGCGATCGCGGTCAGCATGTGAGTCTTGCCACTGCCGGTCGGGCCGCATAAGAACAGGGGGCTGGCCAGTCCCGGTTGTTGGCACACCATCGACATCGCGGTGAACGCCAACTGATTGCACGATCCTGACACGAAGGTTTGAGCGTTCATCGGACGCTGCTGCCCTACCGCTTTGGCGGAAGGGTCTCTCAGCGACTTACTCAGAGACGTGTCGCTGCCAGCCGGCTTCGTCGGTGCTTTGGACGGCGACTTGGACTGTGGCTGCGGTGTTCCGCCCAGAGCGAAATCGCTTGAAACCACAACACCATGGACGACGGTGGCGGCGACTTTGGGTGCGCGACGTTGATTGCGAACGGTACCGGCGCCGCTCGCCACCAACCCCGACATCGACATCGTCTTGCCGCGTTGAGATTCGATCTTCGCACTCGCTTGTCGACGACTGCGGACCGGTGATCTTCGCGGCGCGGAATCCGACTTTGATGCTTCGCCAAGCGGCAACTCGGCTTGCGCCGCTTGCGGTGCAGCAAGTTCCACCGAGACATTCGTCGACGATCCACAGGCCTGCATCGCAGCGCCGCGCAACTCGCTTAGAAAGTTCTTCTTCAAACGATCGAGTGCGAATTGGCCACGGACGCGGACAATCACGCAGCCACGAACCAAGCTCGTAGGCTTGGTGATGGGTTCGCCGTCGGACGGGTTACCAGTTTCCGAGGTTTCCGCTTCAACCGGCGACGATGCGACCTCGAAAGCGACACCGTTGGTGAACCACATTCGAAACCGGTCTGCACCGATGCGTTGTTCAAGCGCTTCCTTGAATGATGCGACAACGTCCCTGTCGTCGGTGCAGCCGTGCGGAACAAACATACCGGTAGCGCAATCCTCCTTCATGGACGTTTCGCGGACCAACCATTCTCATCGACCACATTCAATTCGCCCACGCGAATCGGATCGACGCTTTGCGTTTTAAGAAGACTCCGCCCATGCTTGGCGGCGACGTCACTTTCGCATTTCCTTCACGTCTCGACGAGCTACTCTCCTGCAGACGTGAGGCCAGATTCTAGGGTTGCTAGCATTCAAGTCAAACGCTGTTGTGAACAGAAAGTGAAGATTCGAAAAGGAGAATTCAATTAGGGATGCAGTTGACGCAGAAACACCGATTCTGATGGCGACAGATTACCAAGTTTGACTCGCCGAAATGCCAATTGGAAACTATCCACCCGTGTGGAAAATGTGTCGACTAGCAAGCCAGAATGCACCTGAGTCGCCGGCTGTGATTCCCTAACGCGTTACCACGTCGATGGTTAGCGATTGGCCATGGATAAAGATTGGGCGTAGAAACAAGAATCACTCATTCTCGCCCTTGCCAGGATCGGCTGCTGCGATCCTTTTGCACCACACCACCTCGCCCATCATCGACCGCAAACCGGCGCGTTCATACAGACGACGGGCCGGAATATTTTTTTGGTCGACGGCCAAAATCAAACGGTCGCCTCCGATCTGACGAGCGATTCGCATCGCTTGGGCAATCAGGCAGGCGGCCAGACCTCTCGACCGAGCCTCCGGCACCAATCCCATGTAAACGATTTCGACGACCGGCCGAGGCTGTGCGCCGTCAGCGTCTGGGTCGTCCGTTTCAGAACCCGGCGATCCGTGAAGACCAACGATCAAGCAGCCCGCTGGGCGGCCGCTGGCTGGATCCATCGCAGTGAACCAGTACTTAGGAGCAAAGGCGGCACTACTGCGATAGCCGAGCATCGTTTGGTTGGCGGAACGAAACTCACACAGTTGCGGGCAGTCCAGCGTGCCCTGATAAGTCTGTTCGACCAGCCTTTCCATCGCCGCCCAGTTTTCGGCCAAGTCGTTCCAATCAAACGGCTCGAACGTCAATGAAAGTGCGGGCTCGCTGCGATCCGACTGACCGACCAGCGACGTCTCCGTGACGAGATCCACAGGGCCGCTCATGTAATCCAGCGTCGCCAGCGGTTCGAACCCAAAATTTGCACACCAATGAGCCACCGAATCGGGTGACAAAGCAGAATGCGTATCGGTCTCGGCATCAGTCTTCGCGACCGGATCCGCTCCCCACTGGACGAAACTGACGCCACATTCCGCCAATTCAAGGTCCAAGCAATTGGCTAATTTCCCGATCACATCGGCGGTTAACGGACTGTTTTGTACACCGTTTGTCTGTCGCATCGTAACGCCGGCGTGAACAATCGTCGCCGTGTCGCCCCAGCAAAGCGACGTGGCGTCCACGGACTTGCCTAGCGGTTGTGCGTTTTCATCGTTGATCGCGGTCTGAATCGCGATTGCGGCGGCGACTACCCCTTTGTTCGCCGATTTCACTGTGGCCAATCGGATCCGACCGGACGAGGGGTCTTGCAGACTTGTTCGAATCTGATCGATAGCTATTTGTGCACGTCCGAGCGACAGATTGGCCAACAAGGGTGGCAACCACTGCTGCAATAACTCGGCTTTTGGCGACTCAGCCTGGTAGGTCAGGGTTTCTGATGGCATCAATCGTCTTTTTTACGAAGGATTCCCGATAGTGACGGTTTTTATTCTCGGCAACTTAACCCTATCATAGAAGGCCTCGAGTGGGTGAACGCAGTTGGACGTCCAGAGCCTTGTTGGGCAAGTCGTCATGGCGCGGCTTATTGATCGACAGCCCCAATCACGACTTTCCCCCCATCACCTGCTTCTGCGGATCAATTAAACGATTCGCAAATCTACCCCGACCACCCTTCACGGAATCTCAGTTCGATGTCGTCACGCCGATTCTGCCTTTGCCTCACCGCTCCCCTGGTTCTCCTTTTCTTGGTTGCCGATTCGCAATCCAGCCAGGCCCAAGGACTTCTGCGTCGAATTCAAAATCGGATCCAATCCCGAGTGCAACCGGCGCCCCAACCGCAATTACGGCGTCCTGCTCCTCAGCAGCAACCGGCCCCGCGACTTCAAACGCCGAACAACAACAGCAGCAACGCCGCCGGCCTCCGCCGGGTCAGCCCAGTTTCGCCAACCGGTTCGGGTGTTGAACCGTCGGCACCGGACGACGCCAACGACTTTGGGGCGTCAATTCTCAGTGGTAGGGACAACGACTCAGAACGAGCTTCGATTGGAATCACGGTTTCACCACCTGCGGACGGTTCAAGCGGAATCGAAATCACGCAGTTCAGCCCTGATTCGCTCGCCGATGACGCGGGCCTAAAAGTCGGCGACGTGATCACATCGGTGAACGGTCGCCCCATCCAAACAAGCAGCGACGTTGCCGCTCAGCTCGTCGGCCTCAGAAATGGCGAACGCGTACAGATCCAATTCAATCGCAATCAAACGCCCTACCGAGTGACAATTCCGTTGATCGCTCGCAAGGCAAACGATCCGGCACCGAAGAGCGACTCTGACAAGAAACCAGCACCAACAGCGACTGCCATAGAGAAGCCGGCGGACGTAGAACCAACTTTGGCCGAACCAAACAAGCAAAAGTTGAATACCCCCGAATTCAAAGTCGCTGAATCGATGCAAGCGGAACCGACTTTGGCGGCTCCCAAACAGGCTGCCAAGCCAGAACCAGCCAGCTCAGTCGCCTCGGTGGCATCGGTCGCTAAGCCTGTCGCCCCCCAGCCAAAACTGACTGAACCGAAGCCAAGTGATCTGACCGAAACGGTTGCGTTGCCGTCTCCCGTGCTTGATTCGCCACGCCCCTTTGGCGTCAACGCCAAGAACGTCAAGGGAGTCCGCGGGGCCGTCATCACCGAAGTGTCACCTGGATCGCCCGCTGCCAATGCTGGCATTATCCCCGGCGATCGCATCGTTTCCATCAACGGTCGTCTGCTGATGAATTCGGACTCTTTGTTTCGCCAAATGGACAATCGCATTTCAGCAGGTACGGTCATCGTTCAACTGGTTCGTGACACTAAACTGGTCGCGACCGAGGTGAGCTTTACGGCGGATCCGATCCCAGCAAAAACTGGGGAACGAACAAAAGAAGTTGCCTCTGATACCGATTCAAAATCGAGCACTCTGAATTCACTGCTTGGTGGTTTATTCGGAAGCAAAGCAGAAGTCCCCGAGAAATCGAGCGACGAAATGGCCTTTGGCGACAATGAACCGGTCAAGCGGGCTGGTTTCAACGAACCTGTTAAGACAGCGACACCGCAATCCCCACCGCCAACGGACCCGCCATCGCTGGACGACCTGGAAGCACCGACCGGGGCTGCCGCCGAAACAAAAGCCGATCCCAGCAAAGCCGAAACTGAGTTGCTGAAGAAGATCCGCGAACTGGAATCGCAACTGGAACGACTCAAAGGAACCGAGTGAGCGAGAATAAGGCAGACGAAGGATTTGACTACGCCGCGGCGAAGGTAAAGACGTTTCCACAAACGCCCGGCGTGTATCTGATGAAGGATGCCGCCGAACGCGTCATCTATGTCGGCAAGGCCAAGAACTTGCGCAGCCGCGCCAGCAGCTACTTTTTGAAAGCTGCCGCCGAGGACCTGCGAACGGCGAATTGGATCGGCGAGATCGCGGACATCGACTATGTCGAATGTGACAGCGAAGTCGACGCGTTGTTGATGGAGTCTCGGCTCGTCAAAGACATCCAGCCAAAGCACAACAAAGACCTAAAAGACGACAAGTCGTTCCCGTACTTGATGATCACGACTCGGGACGAATTTCCGCGAGTCGAAGTCACCCGAGAACCCAAAGAACGCGGCGTCAAACTGTATGGTCCGTTCCCGAGTGCCGGCGCCCTGCGTGGCGCGATCCAAGTGCTGCAGCGAATTTTCAAGTTTCGCACCTGCACGCTAGACATCACCGAATCGGACGAAAAGTGGCAATGGTTTCGGCCCTGCCTTTTGCACAGCATCCATCAGTGCACGGCGCCCTGCAATTTCCGAATCAGCAAAGAGGAATACCGGCGCGACATCAAACGCCTACAAACGTTCATGGAAGGCGGCAAGAAACGGCTGCTCAAGGAAATGAGCGACGAAATGATGGTCGCTAGTAAGGCGATGGATTTCGAACGCGCCGCGGTCCTGCGAGACGAAATCAAAATGCTCGACCGCTTGGAAGAACGAGGGGAACTCGACACACATGCGCAACCCGAAGTCTTTTACGTCGACCCCAAGAAAGGTCTGACCGGGTTGCGAAAGGTTCTTGGTTTAACCGAAACCCCGCGAGTCATCGAAGGCATGGACATTGCCCACCTGGGCGGTGGCGAGACCGTGGCGTCAATGGTCCAGTTCATCGATGGGCTGCCGTTCAAGCCAGGCTACCGACGATTCAAAATCCAAGACGTCGAAGGTATCGACGACTTCCGCAGCATGTACGAAGTCGTTTCGCGTCGGTTTCGACGACTGTCCGACGAAGGCGATTCGTTTCCGGATATCTTGTTAATCGATGGCGGCAAAGGCCAACTGAGCGCTGCCATGGCCGCGTTTCGTGATCAAGAAATCACACCGCCAACGGTGATCTCGCTTGCCAAACGAGAAGAAGAGATATTCCGTCCTGGCATCTCTGAATCGATCAAGCTGAGCAAGAGTTCGTATGCACTGCGATTGTTGCAATACGTTCGCGACGAATCGCACCGATTCGCGCAACACTATCACCACATCCTACGATCAAAATCAACGTTCGATCGCTAGACGTGATTCGTCAATTCGCTCGACTTATGATCGCTCAACCTAAGATCGACGACGACGAGCCAAGAAACCGCCGCCGACAACAGCGAATGCCATCAACGTGCTCGGTTCAGGAACCGCCACGACTTGGTACGAAACAACGTTGTCGAACGTGTAACTGATAAAGCCAGTGCCGTTTTCGTACAATTCAAGCTCGGTGATCGTTTCAAGGCCAGCCGAATCAACCAGACCAATGAAGAACGCTTGGTCACCGTCGACCGCGACTCCCGAACCAGGTGCGACTGCTGCAACCGTTCCATTGGCATCGTTAAGCTCGATCAATTCCAAGACACCATCGTTGGCAATCGATGCAGAGTCATACTGAACCCACAATCCGGCGGCCGAGCGAGCGGCACCAAAACTGATCGAAATCACTTGCACCTCGTCCAACGGTTCGAAATCGAAATCGTCACCAATGTAATTGGTGGGGCTGATCGTAAAGGTGGGAAACGTGTCGTAGACAAACAGTGTTTCACCGCCATCGGATGCAAAGCTGATGTCGCCGATCGACGTTAAAGCGGTGCCTGCGGTCTGGCCTTCAAACGTCTCAATCTGCTGAACACCAGTCGCCGCCGCGACAAAAGCGGCATAGTCGCTGTAGGCAACGAGCGCAGCATCGGCCGAATGGGAAAACCCCGTCAGAGCCAACAGGGCAACCGCTAACAAACAAGCCGCTCGCTTCTTTGCAACACTTAACATGGTCTTCCAACCTTCGATTCAATGAGACGTTTCTAGACAAGAATTGCGTAGTCGGCGCAATCAATCCTGTACGACCGAGTTCGGGCGACTCTAGACCTACTCTCAAGTAAAAACAACCTTCCCAACCGCTTTGGGGGGGACGGAATCGTTTTTCTTTCCTAACTACGATTTCGCCTTTTCGCATTGCAAATCGCAAACAGAGTCACCAAGAACCCTCGCCACCGGTAACACCCCCCGAGGATGGAATTGCTTTGCTAAGAATCGACGCCTTCACTAAGCTATTTAGCTCTAATCTCTCCTTTTGCCTTCGAACTGCGGTCATATCTAATGCCACGCCTTGCTCTTGCCCTAGCGATTTCGATGGCGACGATTTCGTTTTCTTGTGCTGCTACTGTGACGGTGCTTTACGACGAATCGACCAACCCGGTCGCCCTGTCCACCAACAACATGGCACCAACCGACCTCGGTGTCCTCGCAAGCGGATTGAATCGGGTCACCGGAAACCTGGAATCGGCCCTGAGTGTTGGAAACGTCGACGTCTTCAAATTCGATGTGCCAACCGGCTTCCAACTCGACGGGGTTTTCGTGTTCGACTACGGCTACCCCAATACTCCACCAGTCGGCGAAGGTGCGGCATTCTTAGCGATCAATGACGCTGCGATATTTCCTTACGACGCCTTCGACTTGGATTTCAACACGAATCCATTCTTGGACGAGACACAATTTTTGGGTGGATCGACGTTTGGATCTTCCGATGCACCAACGCTTGATATCCTGCCACGCATTGGAAACGTTGCCGGCCGCAAATTCACGGGACCACTGGCCGCCGGAACCTACACGGTCTACATCCAACAAACGGGCCCCGAGAATTTCTATTCGCTCGACTTCCAATCGACTTCGTTGACGGCTGTGCCCGAGCCTGCTCACGCATCGCTGGCAATCTTGGCAATGGCTACCATCGCCGTCAAACGGCGTCGGACGAAACGCTGCTTGACTAACTAGCCCTTCGACGGGCTGCAACGGAAATCAGTCACTATCGACTGGACGATCCCGACGGCAAGGCATTGCTGAGTCGCTCGAAACCTGTTCCTTGAACTTCCATCGTCTTCGGGTTGACGGTTAGCATTCTGACTGCGGCTTCAACACCCGGTTGGCCGTCGGCACGAGTTTGACGAAAGATAACGGGCATATTGGGCGCGCCATCGAGCGTAAAGATCTCCTTTGACGCCGAGTAGGCCGCGCGGCTGGCGGTGCCT harbors:
- a CDS encoding GNAT family N-acetyltransferase — its product is MPSETLTYQAESPKAELLQQWLPPLLANLSLGRAQIAIDQIRTSLQDPSSGRIRLATVKSANKGVVAAAIAIQTAINDENAQPLGKSVDATSLCWGDTATIVHAGVTMRQTNGVQNSPLTADVIGKLANCLDLELAECGVSFVQWGADPVAKTDAETDTHSALSPDSVAHWCANFGFEPLATLDYMSGPVDLVTETSLVGQSDRSEPALSLTFEPFDWNDLAENWAAMERLVEQTYQGTLDCPQLCEFRSANQTMLGYRSSAAFAPKYWFTAMDPASGRPAGCLIVGLHGSPGSETDDPDADGAQPRPVVEIVYMGLVPEARSRGLAACLIAQAMRIARQIGGDRLILAVDQKNIPARRLYERAGLRSMMGEVVWCKRIAAADPGKGENE
- a CDS encoding PDZ domain-containing protein is translated as MQPAPQPQLRRPAPQQQPAPRLQTPNNNSSNAAGLRRVSPVSPTGSGVEPSAPDDANDFGASILSGRDNDSERASIGITVSPPADGSSGIEITQFSPDSLADDAGLKVGDVITSVNGRPIQTSSDVAAQLVGLRNGERVQIQFNRNQTPYRVTIPLIARKANDPAPKSDSDKKPAPTATAIEKPADVEPTLAEPNKQKLNTPEFKVAESMQAEPTLAAPKQAAKPEPASSVASVASVAKPVAPQPKLTEPKPSDLTETVALPSPVLDSPRPFGVNAKNVKGVRGAVITEVSPGSPAANAGIIPGDRIVSINGRLLMNSDSLFRQMDNRISAGTVIVQLVRDTKLVATEVSFTADPIPAKTGERTKEVASDTDSKSSTLNSLLGGLFGSKAEVPEKSSDEMAFGDNEPVKRAGFNEPVKTATPQSPPPTDPPSLDDLEAPTGAAAETKADPSKAETELLKKIRELESQLERLKGTE
- a CDS encoding excinuclease ABC subunit UvrC; this encodes MSENKADEGFDYAAAKVKTFPQTPGVYLMKDAAERVIYVGKAKNLRSRASSYFLKAAAEDLRTANWIGEIADIDYVECDSEVDALLMESRLVKDIQPKHNKDLKDDKSFPYLMITTRDEFPRVEVTREPKERGVKLYGPFPSAGALRGAIQVLQRIFKFRTCTLDITESDEKWQWFRPCLLHSIHQCTAPCNFRISKEEYRRDIKRLQTFMEGGKKRLLKEMSDEMMVASKAMDFERAAVLRDEIKMLDRLEERGELDTHAQPEVFYVDPKKGLTGLRKVLGLTETPRVIEGMDIAHLGGGETVASMVQFIDGLPFKPGYRRFKIQDVEGIDDFRSMYEVVSRRFRRLSDEGDSFPDILLIDGGKGQLSAAMAAFRDQEITPPTVISLAKREEEIFRPGISESIKLSKSSYALRLLQYVRDESHRFAQHYHHILRSKSTFDR
- a CDS encoding PEP-CTERM sorting domain-containing protein, with the protein product MLSVAKKRAACLLAVALLALTGFSHSADAALVAYSDYAAFVAAATGVQQIETFEGQTAGTALTSIGDISFASDGGETLFVYDTFPTFTISPTNYIGDDFDFEPLDEVQVISISFGAARSAAGLWVQYDSASIANDGVLELIELNDANGTVAAVAPGSGVAVDGDQAFFIGLVDSAGLETITELELYENGTGFISYTFDNVVSYQVVAVPEPSTLMAFAVVGGGFLARRRRS